A DNA window from Stenotrophomonas sp. 57 contains the following coding sequences:
- a CDS encoding DUF6491 family protein encodes MTHPNLYQVFASLGLALAATASAQERTPPAPHCMDAVGVQEVEQASPRSIALRAASGQAYRVDFSEDCPGVRAATTLKLEAPAGWACGRPSERVVVDGRSCAVSAVTPVENRDFASVARDSDRLRTATLPAMTILERKEVRRGFGGSASYCFAARNVRAWASDPQGMLVETNPRRNGGHRYYRVELGSHCRQLDRVPQLSFRSGMQNGLICGNPGDRILTADFENGDLRNPSLAPLPQYTRGSCTIQAVYPAASQASN; translated from the coding sequence ATGACCCATCCGAATCTGTATCAGGTGTTCGCCAGTCTCGGCCTGGCGCTGGCCGCGACGGCCTCCGCGCAGGAACGTACGCCGCCGGCCCCGCATTGCATGGACGCTGTCGGTGTCCAGGAAGTGGAGCAGGCATCACCGCGTTCGATCGCCCTGCGCGCCGCCTCCGGCCAGGCCTATCGCGTCGATTTCAGCGAGGATTGCCCCGGCGTCCGCGCGGCCACCACCTTGAAGCTGGAAGCGCCTGCGGGCTGGGCCTGCGGTCGCCCCAGCGAGCGCGTCGTGGTCGATGGCCGCAGCTGCGCCGTCAGCGCGGTCACGCCCGTAGAGAACCGGGACTTTGCCAGCGTGGCCCGCGACAGCGATCGCCTGCGCACCGCCACCCTGCCCGCCATGACCATCCTTGAGCGCAAGGAGGTCCGCCGCGGCTTTGGCGGCTCGGCGTCCTACTGCTTCGCGGCCCGCAACGTGCGTGCCTGGGCGTCCGACCCGCAGGGCATGCTGGTGGAAACCAACCCGCGTCGCAATGGCGGCCATCGCTACTACCGCGTGGAGCTGGGCAGCCATTGCCGCCAGCTCGACCGGGTGCCACAGTTGAGCTTCCGTTCCGGCATGCAGAATGGCCTGATCTGCGGCAATCCGGGCGATCGCATCCTCACTGCCGATTTCGAAAACGGCGACCTGCGCAATCCCTCACTGGCACCGCTGCCGCAGTACACCCGCGGCAGCTGCACGATCCAGGCGGTGTATCCGGCTGCCAGCCAGGCGTCGAACTAA
- a CDS encoding AraC family transcriptional regulator gives MGAIFHLRHYGQATGLDRHDYAQWVLPLQGELQFEMEGRGGRLDLLQGAFVAAGEAHDQMADGPNGFVIVDCAPGVLDDATQEHLCRQRWLHLPLALRRSLADVQAGRPMPALLPQLLQAFAPAGSGARMQGLCAAVRAEPGQAWPVARMAVFVGVSESRLHALFQREFGLSPQAWLSACRLRWAKHQLRASTASISDIALAAGYSEQSALTRALRRECGQTPAAWRRGAI, from the coding sequence ATGGGCGCCATCTTCCACCTGCGGCACTACGGCCAGGCCACCGGCCTGGACCGCCATGACTATGCGCAGTGGGTGCTGCCGCTGCAGGGTGAGCTGCAGTTCGAGATGGAAGGGCGCGGTGGCCGCCTGGACCTGCTGCAGGGCGCTTTCGTCGCGGCCGGTGAAGCGCATGACCAGATGGCCGATGGCCCGAATGGTTTCGTGATCGTGGATTGTGCGCCGGGCGTGCTCGATGACGCCACCCAGGAACACCTGTGCCGCCAGCGCTGGCTGCACCTGCCGCTTGCGCTGCGCCGAAGCCTGGCCGATGTACAGGCCGGGCGGCCCATGCCGGCGCTGCTGCCGCAGTTGCTGCAGGCCTTTGCACCTGCCGGCAGTGGCGCTCGCATGCAGGGGCTGTGTGCGGCGGTGCGGGCCGAGCCGGGGCAGGCGTGGCCGGTGGCACGCATGGCCGTGTTCGTGGGTGTCAGCGAGAGCCGGTTGCACGCGTTGTTCCAGCGGGAGTTCGGGCTCAGTCCGCAGGCCTGGCTCAGTGCGTGCCGGTTGCGTTGGGCCAAGCACCAGCTGCGCGCCAGCACCGCGTCGATCAGCGATATCGCGCTCGCTGCAGGCTATTCCGAGCAGAGCGCACTGACCCGCGCGCTGCGCCGCGAGTGCGGCCAGACCCCTGCCGCATGGCGCCGGGGTGCCATCTGA
- a CDS encoding DMT family transporter, producing the protein MRNNPMALGIANGVAAGALWGVVFLAPAVLQSFNALQLSAGRYLVYGLIAVVLLLPRWKRLATKLGRAEWIGLLWLSLAGNLVYFLLLATAVQWAGGAAASLIVGLIPVVVTLVGVREQGAVPLKQLLPALGLCVLGVALVGWEALMSEHLAIPWRQRLIGLLCAFGALFSWALYSIGNSRWLARRPDLSSHDWSLLTGVTTGGLALLLVPMALIGDTGSHSAAQWSGFWAISAGVAVVASILGNAFWNRASRLLPLTLTGQMIVFETLFALLYAFAWQQRWPTLLEALAIVFLVAGVMLCAHAHRTPRAIAEHAG; encoded by the coding sequence ATGCGCAACAACCCGATGGCCCTGGGCATCGCCAATGGCGTTGCCGCCGGCGCGCTGTGGGGCGTGGTCTTTCTCGCGCCCGCCGTGCTGCAGTCCTTCAATGCCCTGCAACTATCGGCCGGCCGCTATCTGGTCTATGGCCTGATCGCGGTGGTGCTGCTGTTGCCGCGCTGGAAACGGCTGGCGACGAAGCTTGGCCGCGCCGAATGGATCGGCCTGCTATGGCTGAGCCTGGCCGGCAACCTGGTGTACTTCCTGCTGCTGGCCACCGCCGTGCAATGGGCCGGTGGTGCGGCGGCGTCGCTGATCGTCGGCCTGATTCCGGTGGTGGTCACCCTGGTCGGCGTGCGTGAGCAGGGCGCGGTGCCGCTGAAGCAGCTGCTGCCGGCGCTGGGCCTGTGCGTGCTCGGCGTGGCCCTGGTCGGCTGGGAAGCCCTGATGTCCGAGCACCTGGCAATCCCGTGGCGGCAGCGCCTGATCGGCCTGTTGTGCGCGTTCGGTGCGCTGTTCTCGTGGGCGCTGTACTCGATCGGCAACAGCCGCTGGCTGGCGCGACGGCCGGACCTGTCCAGCCACGACTGGTCACTGCTGACCGGCGTCACCACCGGCGGCCTGGCCCTGCTGCTGGTGCCGATGGCCCTCATCGGCGACACCGGCAGCCATTCGGCGGCGCAATGGAGCGGGTTCTGGGCGATCAGTGCCGGTGTGGCAGTGGTGGCCTCGATCCTCGGCAACGCATTCTGGAACCGGGCCAGTCGCTTGCTGCCACTGACACTCACCGGGCAGATGATCGTGTTCGAAACCCTGTTCGCGCTGTTGTACGCTTTCGCCTGGCAGCAGCGTTGGCCGACGCTGCTGGAGGCGCTGGCAATCGTGTTCCTGGTGGCGGGCGTGATGCTGTGCGCGCATGCACATCGCACGCCGCGGGCAATCGCCGAACATGCCGGCTGA
- the thrA gene encoding bifunctional aspartate kinase/homoserine dehydrogenase I has translation MSSHAPAHPVAPADLAAPSTVVHKFGGTSVADAERYRHVAGLLLARPESLQVTVVSAMKGVTDALIELAQLAAKGDEGWREAWHALRARHRGAAVALLGEQVGDTVDWIDARFDQLAEVLAALAVIGELPREVLDRVQGLGEVFSAQLLGTHLRALGEDCAVLDARDVLVVGHGELGVDVDWEASADRLARWRLQHPQSRLVATGFVARDRHDRITTLGRNGSDYSGAIFAALFNADELHIWTDVDGVLSADPRLVPEAVQLESLSYDEACELAYFGAKVVHPQTMSPAIRLGLPIFIRNTFQPAHPGTRISAERSPRGPVKGLTLSPGLALLNLEGTGLIGVPGTAERVFAALRQAQVSVVMISQGSSEHSICCVVRVAEAARGREALLHAFAHELSVGQVQRVQVSEGVSVLAAVGDGMAGQPGVAARLFEALGRAQVNILAIAQGSSERNISVAVDSADATRALRAAHAGFWLSPQTFAVGVIGPGNVGAALLDQLLAARPQLLAKANVDLRLRALASRSRMRLEVDGLHADWREALQEAGECSDLDRFTEHLLAAHLPHAVVIDCSGSADVAERYEGWLAAGIHVVTPNKQAGAGPLPRYQRIRAAAAASGARFRYEATVGAGLPVITTLRDLVDTGDEVLAIEGIFSGTLAWLFNRFDGSQPFSSLVAQARSMGYTEPDPRDDLSGVDVARKLVILAREAGHALSLEQVRVESLVPALLRAGGVDDFMARLGESDASLLQRLHDARARGAVLRYVARLGADGASVGLQELPADHAFANLRLTDNVVQFRTRRYCDNPLVVQGPGAGPEVTAAGVFADLLRVAAGEGARL, from the coding sequence ATGTCTTCCCACGCCCCCGCCCATCCCGTTGCCCCGGCCGATCTGGCTGCGCCGTCCACTGTCGTGCACAAGTTCGGCGGCACCTCGGTGGCCGATGCCGAACGCTATCGCCATGTTGCCGGCCTGCTGCTGGCCCGTCCCGAATCGCTGCAGGTCACTGTCGTCTCGGCGATGAAGGGCGTCACCGACGCCTTGATCGAGCTGGCGCAGCTGGCGGCCAAGGGCGATGAGGGCTGGCGCGAGGCCTGGCACGCGTTGCGCGCCCGTCATCGCGGCGCTGCCGTGGCGCTGCTCGGCGAGCAGGTGGGCGATACCGTGGACTGGATCGATGCCCGCTTCGACCAGCTCGCCGAAGTGCTGGCAGCGCTGGCGGTGATCGGCGAGCTGCCCCGCGAGGTGCTCGACCGTGTGCAGGGCCTGGGCGAAGTGTTTTCCGCTCAGCTGCTCGGCACGCATCTGCGCGCGCTGGGCGAAGACTGCGCAGTACTCGACGCGCGTGATGTGCTGGTGGTCGGGCACGGGGAACTCGGCGTGGATGTCGACTGGGAAGCCAGCGCTGACCGCTTGGCCAGATGGCGCCTGCAGCATCCCCAGTCGCGCCTGGTCGCCACCGGCTTCGTGGCCCGTGACCGCCATGACCGCATCACCACGCTCGGCCGCAATGGCAGCGACTACTCCGGTGCGATCTTCGCCGCGCTGTTCAATGCCGATGAGCTGCACATCTGGACCGATGTCGACGGCGTGCTGTCGGCCGACCCGCGGCTGGTGCCCGAGGCGGTGCAGCTGGAATCGCTGAGTTACGACGAAGCCTGCGAACTGGCCTACTTCGGCGCCAAGGTGGTGCATCCGCAGACGATGTCGCCAGCGATCCGCCTGGGTCTGCCGATCTTCATCCGCAACACGTTCCAGCCGGCGCATCCGGGCACGCGCATCTCTGCCGAGCGCTCGCCGCGTGGGCCGGTGAAGGGGCTGACTCTGAGCCCCGGGCTGGCGCTGCTGAACCTGGAAGGCACCGGCTTGATCGGTGTACCCGGTACGGCCGAGCGCGTGTTCGCGGCCCTGCGCCAGGCACAGGTGTCGGTGGTGATGATCTCGCAGGGGTCTTCGGAGCATTCGATCTGCTGCGTGGTGCGGGTCGCCGAGGCCGCACGCGGTCGCGAGGCGCTGCTGCACGCATTCGCGCACGAGCTGTCGGTGGGCCAGGTGCAGCGCGTGCAGGTCAGCGAGGGCGTCAGCGTACTGGCCGCGGTCGGCGACGGCATGGCCGGCCAGCCCGGTGTGGCGGCGCGGCTGTTCGAGGCACTGGGGCGTGCGCAGGTGAACATCCTGGCGATCGCGCAGGGCTCGTCGGAGCGCAACATTTCGGTGGCGGTGGACAGTGCCGACGCCACCCGGGCATTGCGTGCTGCACATGCCGGCTTCTGGCTGTCGCCGCAGACGTTTGCGGTGGGCGTGATCGGGCCGGGCAATGTCGGCGCGGCACTGCTGGATCAGCTGCTGGCGGCACGCCCGCAACTGCTGGCCAAGGCCAATGTCGACCTGCGCCTGCGTGCGCTGGCCTCGCGCTCGCGCATGCGGCTGGAAGTGGACGGCCTGCATGCCGATTGGCGGGAGGCACTGCAGGAAGCGGGCGAGTGCAGCGACCTGGATCGTTTCACCGAACACCTGCTGGCCGCGCACCTGCCGCACGCGGTGGTGATCGATTGCAGTGGCAGCGCTGACGTGGCCGAGCGCTACGAGGGCTGGCTGGCGGCCGGCATCCATGTGGTCACCCCGAACAAACAGGCCGGTGCCGGGCCGCTGCCGCGCTACCAGCGCATCCGCGCCGCCGCGGCGGCCAGTGGCGCACGCTTCCGCTACGAGGCCACGGTGGGTGCGGGCCTGCCGGTAATCACCACGCTGCGTGATCTGGTGGATACGGGCGACGAGGTGCTGGCGATCGAGGGTATTTTCTCCGGTACGCTGGCTTGGCTGTTCAACCGCTTCGACGGCAGCCAGCCGTTTTCTTCGCTGGTCGCGCAGGCGCGTTCGATGGGCTACACCGAGCCGGACCCGCGCGATGACCTGTCCGGCGTGGACGTGGCACGCAAGCTGGTGATCCTGGCGCGCGAGGCCGGCCATGCGCTCAGTCTGGAGCAGGTGCGGGTGGAAAGCCTGGTGCCGGCACTGCTGCGCGCGGGCGGTGTGGATGACTTCATGGCGCGCCTGGGCGAGTCCGATGCCAGCCTGCTGCAGCGGTTGCACGATGCGCGGGCGCGCGGTGCCGTGCTGCGCTATGTGGCACGGCTGGGCGCCGATGGTGCTTCGGTCGGCCTGCAGGAACTGCCCGCCGATCACGCCTTCGCCAACCTGCGCCTGACCGACAACGTGGTGCAGTTCCGTACCCGCCGATACTGCGACAACCCGTTGGTGGTGCAGGGGCCGGGCGCTGGCCCGGAAGTGACCGCCGCCGGTGTGTTCGCCGACCTGCTGCGGGTGGCCGCCGGTGAAGGAGCACGCCTGTGA
- a CDS encoding homoserine kinase, whose product MIARAFAPASVANVAVGFDILGHAIAGVGDTVSVRRIDEPVVRIEAIRGSAVELPLEAAGNTAGAALISLREQLGLAFGFAIEIDKGIPFGSGMGGSAASCVAALVAANALLDAPLSREALYPFALDGEAVASGGRHGDNVGPLLLGGLALCTADRLLPIPVPANWHSLLVHPHAVLETRRARQALQGSYALGEFVAQSANLALVLSGCHRSDAALVRAGLRDVLVEPRRAGLIAGFEAARDAALSAHAMGAGISGAGPSVFAWFEDADQARAAAVPVQAAFAAAGFGSDAWVSPLDASGARLC is encoded by the coding sequence GTGATCGCACGTGCGTTCGCGCCTGCGTCGGTGGCCAATGTTGCAGTGGGCTTCGACATTCTTGGTCATGCCATCGCCGGTGTTGGCGATACGGTGAGCGTTCGCCGCATCGATGAACCGGTGGTGCGCATCGAGGCGATCCGTGGCAGCGCGGTCGAGCTGCCGTTGGAAGCGGCCGGCAATACGGCTGGAGCTGCGTTGATCTCACTGCGCGAGCAGCTGGGGCTGGCGTTCGGCTTTGCGATCGAGATCGACAAGGGCATCCCATTTGGCTCGGGCATGGGCGGATCGGCGGCGTCATGCGTGGCGGCGCTGGTGGCCGCCAACGCGCTGCTGGATGCGCCACTGTCGCGCGAGGCGCTGTACCCGTTCGCGCTGGATGGCGAGGCGGTGGCCAGCGGGGGCCGCCACGGTGACAACGTGGGTCCGTTGCTGCTGGGTGGTCTCGCGCTGTGCACCGCCGACCGCCTGCTGCCGATTCCGGTGCCGGCCAACTGGCACAGCCTGCTGGTGCATCCGCACGCGGTGCTGGAAACACGGCGCGCGCGCCAGGCGTTGCAGGGTAGCTACGCGCTGGGCGAGTTCGTGGCACAGAGTGCGAACCTCGCGCTGGTACTCAGCGGTTGCCATCGCAGCGACGCCGCGCTGGTCCGTGCCGGCCTGCGCGATGTGCTGGTGGAGCCGCGACGCGCCGGCCTGATTGCGGGCTTCGAGGCCGCACGCGATGCGGCGCTGTCTGCCCATGCGATGGGCGCGGGCATTTCGGGCGCGGGCCCCAGCGTGTTTGCCTGGTTCGAGGACGCCGACCAGGCCCGCGCCGCTGCGGTACCGGTGCAGGCCGCCTTCGCTGCCGCCGGTTTCGGCAGCGATGCCTGGGTGTCGCCGCTGGACGCGTCGGGAGCCCGGCTGTGCTGA
- the thrC gene encoding threonine synthase, whose product MQFVSTRGQSPAVGLSAAIAAGLAPDGGLYVPQVLPTPRELQAGATLADTATDLLAPFFAGDALASALPSICREAFDFPVPLRPLGDGDHVLELFHGPTAAFKDIGARFLAGTLSRLQAGQDRDLTIVVATSGDTGAAVAAAFHRQPGVRVVVLYPDGRVSPRQAHQLGCFGDNIQALRVAGAFDDCQAMVKQALADRELQAQVPLSSANSISLGRLLPQMSYYAHAALTHHAETRRRLNLVVPTGNLGNAMAAVLARALGVPIGQIVLATNANAVLPAYFNGGDYQPQASVATVANAMDVGAPSNFERLRWLYHGDDAELRAAFRAFAVDDVTIRATIASAHASRGELFCPHTATAVKVLQDLRARGAKGDWAVVATAHPAKFEAVVEPLIGEAVAVPPALDALLQRPAHAEPLAAEYAALREVLLG is encoded by the coding sequence ATGCAATTTGTTTCGACCCGCGGCCAGTCTCCGGCCGTTGGCCTCAGTGCGGCCATCGCCGCAGGACTGGCGCCTGATGGTGGGCTGTATGTGCCCCAGGTGCTGCCGACGCCGCGTGAGCTGCAGGCGGGTGCGACGCTGGCCGATACCGCCACCGATCTGCTGGCACCGTTCTTTGCCGGCGATGCGCTGGCGTCCGCGCTGCCGTCAATCTGCCGTGAAGCCTTCGACTTCCCGGTGCCGCTGCGCCCGCTCGGCGATGGCGACCACGTACTGGAGCTGTTCCATGGGCCGACGGCGGCGTTCAAGGATATCGGCGCGCGTTTTCTGGCCGGTACGTTGTCGCGGCTGCAGGCTGGCCAGGATCGCGACCTGACGATCGTCGTCGCCACCTCCGGCGATACCGGTGCCGCGGTGGCGGCGGCGTTCCATCGCCAGCCCGGCGTGCGGGTGGTGGTGCTGTATCCGGATGGCCGCGTGTCACCGCGCCAGGCACACCAGCTCGGCTGCTTCGGAGACAACATCCAGGCGCTGCGCGTGGCCGGTGCGTTCGACGACTGCCAAGCGATGGTCAAGCAGGCGCTGGCCGACCGCGAACTGCAGGCGCAGGTGCCGCTGAGCTCGGCCAACAGCATCAGCCTGGGTCGCCTGCTGCCGCAGATGAGCTATTACGCGCATGCGGCACTGACCCATCATGCTGAAACCCGTCGGCGGCTCAACCTGGTGGTGCCGACCGGCAACCTTGGCAATGCCATGGCCGCGGTGCTGGCGCGCGCGTTGGGCGTGCCGATCGGGCAGATCGTGCTTGCGACCAATGCCAACGCGGTGCTGCCGGCGTACTTCAATGGCGGTGACTACCAGCCGCAGGCCAGCGTGGCCACCGTGGCCAATGCCATGGACGTGGGCGCGCCGAGCAACTTCGAGCGCCTGCGCTGGCTTTACCACGGCGATGACGCCGAGCTGCGTGCGGCGTTCCGTGCGTTCGCGGTGGACGACGTGACCATTCGTGCCACCATCGCCAGTGCGCATGCGAGCCGTGGTGAGCTGTTCTGCCCGCACACGGCGACGGCGGTGAAGGTGCTGCAGGACCTGCGTGCGCGCGGCGCCAAGGGTGACTGGGCCGTGGTGGCCACTGCGCATCCGGCCAAGTTCGAAGCAGTGGTCGAGCCGTTGATCGGCGAAGCGGTGGCGGTGCCGCCGGCGCTGGATGCACTGTTGCAGCGGCCTGCGCACGCGGAACCGTTGGCCGCGGAGTATGCGGCGTTGCGCGAGGTGTTGTTGGGTTGA
- a CDS encoding helix-turn-helix domain-containing protein: MSRPSGAPPATNDPASPSCTTLDCLHCSVRHLAVCSALSPDEVQALEQVTVSQQVSMGSTLARTGEERQHVYTLTGGALRLVRTLADGRRQINGFVLPGDYLGLSGSDHHRYDIEAIADSRVCRVALPQMKALRSRFPHLERKLLQRACQELDAAQDAALALARLQPAEKLADFLLRLAAREAKLGGDGLRVSLPMGRGDIADHLGLTMETVSRTFTKLRQQGLIALPHLNVVEILDEDGLRGLAGEGLA, encoded by the coding sequence ATGTCAAGGCCTTCCGGCGCCCCGCCCGCCACCAACGATCCCGCCTCGCCGTCCTGCACCACGCTGGACTGCCTGCACTGCTCGGTTCGCCACCTTGCGGTGTGCTCGGCGCTGTCGCCCGATGAAGTGCAGGCGCTGGAACAGGTCACTGTTTCGCAGCAGGTGTCGATGGGCAGCACGCTGGCCCGTACCGGCGAAGAGCGCCAGCATGTCTATACATTGACCGGCGGCGCACTGCGCCTGGTGCGCACCCTGGCCGACGGCCGCCGCCAGATCAACGGCTTCGTGCTGCCCGGCGACTACCTGGGGCTGAGCGGCAGTGACCACCACCGCTACGACATCGAGGCCATCGCCGACAGCCGCGTGTGCCGCGTCGCGCTGCCACAGATGAAGGCGCTGCGCAGCCGCTTCCCGCATCTGGAGCGCAAGCTGCTGCAGCGTGCCTGCCAGGAGCTGGACGCTGCACAGGACGCCGCGCTGGCACTGGCGCGCCTGCAGCCGGCCGAGAAACTGGCCGACTTCCTGCTGCGCCTGGCTGCGCGCGAGGCCAAGCTGGGCGGCGATGGCCTGCGCGTCTCGCTGCCGATGGGCCGTGGCGATATCGCCGACCACCTGGGCCTGACCATGGAAACGGTCAGCCGCACCTTCACCAAGCTTCGCCAGCAGGGGCTGATCGCCCTGCCCCACCTTAATGTGGTGGAGATCCTCGACGAGGACGGACTGCGCGGACTGGCGGGCGAAGGCCTGGCCTGA
- the hisS gene encoding histidine--tRNA ligase gives MIKPRTPPGTLELLPREQIAFQRMLDVIRRNYERFGFLPVETPVFELSDVLLTKSGGETERQVYFVQSTGALANAAESGDRSLPEMALRFDLTVPLARYVAEHEHELTFPFRRYQMQRVYRGERAQRGRFREFYQCDIDVIGKDSLSVRYDAEVLAVIHAVFSELRIGDFSIQLNNRKLMRGFFESLGVAEGERQLAVLREVDKLDKRGADYVRDTLVGDGFGIPAEQVEKILAFVAVRSQGHADALAQLAALEANAASSDTLRAGVAELREVLQLVQALGVPESAYCLNFSIARGLDYYTGTVYETTLTDHPQIGSICSGGRYEDLASHYSKSKLPGVGISIGLSRLFWQLREAGLIDGIEASSVQALVALMDEQGMPQSLDIARRLRAGGINTEVQMEPKKIGKQFQYAAKAGIRFVVLAGEDELARGVVAVKDLLREQQFEVSRDELASTLQVELEQSKAMA, from the coding sequence GTGATCAAGCCCCGTACCCCGCCCGGCACCCTTGAACTGCTGCCGCGCGAGCAGATTGCGTTCCAGCGCATGCTGGACGTCATCCGCCGCAACTACGAGCGCTTCGGGTTCCTGCCGGTGGAGACGCCGGTGTTCGAGCTGTCCGACGTGCTGCTGACCAAGTCCGGTGGCGAGACCGAGCGCCAGGTGTATTTCGTTCAGTCCACCGGTGCGCTGGCCAACGCCGCCGAATCGGGTGATCGTTCGCTGCCGGAAATGGCGCTGCGTTTCGACCTGACCGTGCCGCTGGCCCGCTACGTGGCCGAGCACGAACACGAGCTGACCTTCCCGTTCCGCCGCTACCAGATGCAGCGCGTGTACCGTGGCGAACGTGCCCAGCGCGGTCGTTTCCGCGAGTTCTACCAGTGCGACATCGATGTGATCGGCAAGGACAGCCTGAGCGTGCGCTACGACGCCGAAGTGCTGGCGGTCATCCATGCGGTGTTCTCGGAACTGCGCATCGGCGATTTCAGCATCCAGTTGAACAACCGCAAGCTGATGCGCGGCTTCTTCGAAAGCCTGGGCGTGGCCGAGGGCGAGCGCCAGCTGGCCGTGCTGCGTGAAGTGGACAAGCTGGACAAGCGCGGCGCCGATTACGTGCGCGACACGCTGGTGGGCGACGGCTTCGGGATTCCGGCCGAACAGGTCGAGAAGATCCTGGCGTTCGTGGCCGTGCGTTCGCAGGGCCATGCCGATGCGCTGGCCCAGCTGGCGGCGCTGGAAGCCAATGCTGCATCGTCGGACACCCTGCGCGCCGGCGTGGCCGAACTGCGCGAAGTGCTGCAGTTGGTACAGGCGCTGGGCGTGCCGGAAAGCGCGTACTGCCTGAACTTCTCCATCGCCCGCGGCCTGGATTACTACACCGGTACCGTGTACGAGACCACGCTGACCGACCATCCGCAGATCGGCTCGATCTGCTCGGGCGGCCGCTATGAAGACCTGGCCAGCCACTACAGCAAGTCCAAGTTGCCGGGCGTGGGCATCTCCATCGGCCTGTCGCGCTTGTTCTGGCAGCTGCGCGAGGCCGGCCTCATCGACGGGATCGAAGCCAGCAGCGTGCAGGCGCTGGTGGCGCTGATGGACGAGCAGGGCATGCCGCAGTCGCTGGACATTGCCCGCCGCCTGCGCGCCGGTGGCATCAACACCGAAGTGCAGATGGAGCCGAAGAAGATCGGCAAGCAGTTCCAGTACGCGGCAAAGGCGGGTATCCGCTTCGTGGTGCTGGCGGGTGAGGATGAGCTGGCGCGTGGCGTGGTGGCGGTGAAGGACCTGCTGCGCGAGCAGCAGTTCGAAGTCTCCCGCGACGAGCTGGCCAGCACCCTGCAGGTGGAGCTGGAGCAGTCCAAGGCGATGGCGTGA
- a CDS encoding YerC/YecD family TrpR-related protein, producing the protein MQEIRPVKARPDIAAKDPKADLEALARAFAALREPEQVEAFLRDLCTPAELEAMADRWKVVPLLQQGVPYREIHERTGVSVTTTGRVARTLEHGHRGYAAAIDRLASR; encoded by the coding sequence ATGCAAGAAATCCGCCCCGTGAAAGCCCGCCCCGACATTGCCGCCAAAGATCCGAAGGCCGACCTGGAAGCCCTGGCCCGGGCCTTTGCCGCCCTGCGCGAGCCTGAGCAGGTGGAAGCGTTCCTTCGCGATCTGTGTACCCCCGCCGAACTGGAAGCCATGGCCGACCGCTGGAAGGTGGTGCCGCTGCTGCAGCAGGGCGTGCCGTATCGCGAGATCCACGAGCGCACCGGGGTCAGCGTGACCACCACCGGACGGGTGGCACGCACGCTTGAGCATGGCCATCGAGGCTATGCCGCTGCCATCGACCGCCTTGCTTCGCGCTGA
- the hisG gene encoding ATP phosphoribosyltransferase, with protein sequence MSATQAAPARDRLRIAIQKSGRLAEPARNLLSACGLSWRESRDKLFCYGESLPVDLLLVRDDDIPGLIADGVCDLGIVGRNELDEQAAARRQIGLPDAYQALRGLGFGQCRLMLAVPEEWQWEGPAQLAGTRIATSYPAILKQWLAEQGVDAQVVELSGSVEIAPRLGTAELICDLVSSGATLRANQLTPVHNLLDSEAVLAGAVRVPDDARAGLRSMLLRRLDGVVQRQDRKLLMFRASEDRVDALAQLLADAEPLVRLPADGGALRLQTMCPGPLSWQRMEELERAGAQGLMVLSVERSLA encoded by the coding sequence ATGAGTGCAACCCAGGCAGCGCCGGCACGCGACCGGCTGCGAATCGCCATCCAGAAGAGCGGCCGGCTGGCCGAGCCCGCCCGCAACCTGCTCAGTGCCTGTGGCCTGAGCTGGCGCGAGAGCCGCGACAAGCTGTTCTGCTACGGCGAATCGCTGCCGGTGGACCTGCTGCTGGTGCGCGACGACGACATTCCTGGCCTGATCGCCGACGGCGTCTGCGACCTCGGCATCGTCGGCCGCAACGAGCTGGACGAGCAGGCCGCCGCACGCCGCCAGATCGGCCTGCCAGACGCCTACCAGGCCCTGCGCGGGCTGGGCTTCGGCCAGTGCCGGCTGATGCTGGCCGTGCCCGAAGAATGGCAGTGGGAAGGCCCGGCGCAGCTGGCCGGCACCCGCATCGCCACCAGCTACCCGGCCATCCTCAAGCAGTGGCTGGCCGAGCAGGGCGTGGACGCGCAGGTGGTTGAACTCTCCGGCTCGGTGGAAATCGCCCCGCGCCTGGGCACCGCCGAACTGATCTGCGACCTGGTGTCCAGCGGCGCCACCCTGCGCGCCAACCAGCTCACCCCGGTGCACAACCTGCTGGACAGCGAAGCCGTGCTGGCCGGTGCAGTACGCGTGCCGGACGATGCCCGCGCCGGGCTGCGCAGCATGCTGCTGCGGCGCCTGGACGGCGTGGTGCAGAGGCAGGATCGCAAGCTGCTGATGTTCCGCGCCAGCGAGGACCGCGTGGACGCGCTGGCGCAGCTGCTGGCCGATGCCGAACCGCTGGTGCGTTTGCCTGCAGATGGCGGTGCGCTGCGCCTGCAGACCATGTGCCCCGGCCCGTTGAGCTGGCAGCGCATGGAAGAACTGGAGCGCGCTGGCGCGCAGGGCCTGATGGTGTTGAGCGTGGAGCGGTCGCTGGCATGA